The Paenibacillus sp. G2S3 region TCTGCAAATTGTGCAATCCCCTCTTTATTCTTTATATAAATATCAACGTCTCCCGGAGTCATTTCGCAGCCCTGTAAAACCGAACCCACCGAGCCAACCAAGATCCATTCTAATTCCGAATTCACATCCGATGAAAAATAAAGCTCACATACCTTTGACAAAGCTGTTTCCCAGCTATTCATAGCTCCACCCCAAATTGACTTGATAACGATCCGAAATATTCTACAACTACCTCACGAAATTCCAAAGCAGCCCGAGAAATGTACCGACTCTTGTGCCATATTAGAGCAATTTCCCGTACCAATTCGTGATTCTCTATTTGGAGATATTTGATGTCTTCCCGTGAATTTCTTGCCGTACTTGGTATGAAGGCTAGTCCGATTTCAGCTTCCACAAGAGTGATTAATCTTGCAGGTTCATCCCCCTCATACACATATTTAGGCGTAAATCCAACCGATTGGCACACAGAGTCTATTAAATCGCGAGTTCCATAACCACTCTTAACACCTACAAACCATTCATCCCTTAACTCAGTCAAGGATACACTGCTTCGATCTGCCAAACGATGCCCCTTAGGTACAGCGACAAGGATTGGGTCGATAAACACGATTTGGCATTCGATGTCATCCCCTTCTATAGGAGGGGATGACAAGCAAAAATCCACCTCTCCTCTATCCAAAAGTGTAACCATTTCCTTCGTAGTCAGCATCTGCACATGAAATTGAATATCGGGTCGCTTTTTCCGAAACTCGCGAAGGATATTGGGTAATGTACTGGCGGTGGTCACCGCTAATTCTAGCGTGTTATGTTCCGGGTGAGATAAATCGCTAAGCTCCTGCTTTCCCTGTTCCAATTCAAACAAAGCTCTTTCCGCACGGCGAAGGAATCTTCTTCCGAACTCATTCAGACGCAGGTTCCGCCCTACTCGATCGAATAAAGGTACCCCTAAATCCTCCTCCAAGCGCTGTATTGTTTTGCTAAGTGATGATTGAGTAACGTGCAGATTTCGTGCAGCTTCGGTCACATGTTCCAACCGAGCTACCGCGAGAAAATATTGCAGCTGTAGAAGTTCCATTTCGCACCCCATTCATTCCTTTAGGTCAATGAGAATATAACATAAAATGCGTTGGAATGAATAATTAAAATCAAGTAGGATGACATTAATACGCTTTAGGGGGACCCAAAATGAGTGCTCGTAATCGGTGGTTAATGATTTCAGTGGGTCTAGGGATACTATTGAACCCATTAAACTCTTCAATGGTTTCTGTTGCTATTCCAAGATTGCAAAATGTATTTCAACTTGACTATACAGGTGTTTCCTGGATTATTTTTTCATTTTACATTGCTAGCAGCATCGCTCAACCCGTCATGGGAAAGGCCAGCGATTTATTTGGTAGGAGGAAGATATTTCTTACCGGGCTTGTAGTAGCCTTCATTGCCTCATTATTAGCTCCATTCGCACCAAGCTTCGCGTGGCTCATCGTGTTCCGCATTGTGCAAG contains the following coding sequences:
- a CDS encoding LysR family transcriptional regulator; the encoded protein is MELLQLQYFLAVARLEHVTEAARNLHVTQSSLSKTIQRLEEDLGVPLFDRVGRNLRLNEFGRRFLRRAERALFELEQGKQELSDLSHPEHNTLELAVTTASTLPNILREFRKKRPDIQFHVQMLTTKEMVTLLDRGEVDFCLSSPPIEGDDIECQIVFIDPILVAVPKGHRLADRSSVSLTELRDEWFVGVKSGYGTRDLIDSVCQSVGFTPKYVYEGDEPARLITLVEAEIGLAFIPSTARNSREDIKYLQIENHELVREIALIWHKSRYISRAALEFREVVVEYFGSLSSQFGVEL